A genomic window from Flavobacterium hankyongi includes:
- a CDS encoding S8 family peptidase, with protein sequence MKNTRPFYLSSILVLALASCGGTQKMVTVDAAKVDQMPLKTSKITEKQLQRWSHLDLVKDTIPGMSVDKAYAELLKGKKVNKIIVAVVDSGIDIEHEDLKANIWTNPKEIAGNKKDDDNNGYVDDLHGWNFLGDADNEQLELTRIVKKGNDGSVQYENALAELTKKKTELEPNKQQLDMILAADAAVTKQLGKSNYTLAEVKAIKTTDQGLAQSQAIMSQILAQFADKKAFDAEMKEFKEYVYDQLNYNLNTEFDGRKPVGDNPNDINDKKYGNANVIGPKKESGKHGTHVAGIIAQVRGNGKGGDGVASDVVKIMACRAVPNGDEYDKDIALAIRYAVDNGAKVINGSFGKSFSPNKQWVYDAIKYAESKDVLFVHAAGNDAEDIDVANNFPNDAEPKGAEFADNVLTIGALNYEYGSGLMANFSNYGKENVDIFAPGVKIYATTPNNTYEYLQGTSMASPNVAGVAALIRAYYPSLTASQVKHIIMDSGTPLNNTITLAGETGGQTTLGAISKTGKIVNAYNALILAEKTVKK encoded by the coding sequence ATGAAAAATACAAGACCTTTTTACCTTTCAAGCATTTTAGTCTTAGCACTTGCTAGTTGTGGTGGAACTCAAAAAATGGTAACTGTTGATGCTGCCAAAGTTGATCAAATGCCTCTTAAAACATCTAAAATAACCGAAAAACAATTACAAAGATGGAGCCATTTAGATTTAGTTAAAGACACCATTCCTGGTATGAGTGTAGACAAAGCTTATGCTGAACTATTAAAAGGTAAAAAAGTAAATAAAATAATTGTTGCTGTTGTAGATTCTGGCATCGATATCGAACATGAAGATTTAAAAGCAAATATTTGGACTAACCCAAAAGAAATTGCTGGAAACAAAAAAGACGATGACAACAATGGATACGTTGACGATTTACATGGTTGGAATTTCTTAGGAGATGCTGACAACGAACAACTTGAATTGACTAGAATAGTAAAAAAAGGAAACGACGGGTCTGTTCAATATGAAAACGCTTTGGCTGAGCTAACAAAGAAAAAAACTGAACTAGAACCAAACAAACAACAATTAGACATGATTTTGGCTGCCGATGCAGCAGTTACAAAACAATTAGGAAAATCTAATTATACACTCGCTGAAGTTAAGGCAATCAAAACAACAGATCAAGGATTAGCACAATCACAAGCTATTATGTCACAAATATTAGCCCAATTCGCTGATAAAAAAGCATTTGATGCTGAAATGAAAGAATTTAAAGAATACGTTTATGATCAATTAAACTATAATTTAAATACTGAATTCGACGGAAGAAAACCTGTAGGTGACAACCCTAACGACATCAATGATAAAAAATACGGAAACGCAAACGTAATTGGTCCTAAAAAAGAAAGCGGGAAACATGGAACTCACGTTGCTGGAATTATTGCTCAAGTACGTGGTAATGGTAAAGGGGGTGATGGTGTTGCATCTGATGTGGTAAAAATCATGGCTTGTCGTGCAGTACCTAATGGTGATGAATATGATAAAGATATTGCTTTAGCCATTCGTTATGCTGTAGACAACGGAGCTAAAGTAATCAATGGAAGTTTCGGAAAAAGCTTCTCACCTAACAAACAATGGGTTTACGATGCAATAAAATATGCTGAATCTAAAGATGTATTATTTGTTCACGCCGCTGGTAATGATGCAGAAGATATTGATGTAGCAAATAATTTCCCTAATGATGCTGAACCAAAAGGCGCAGAATTTGCAGATAATGTGCTAACAATTGGGGCATTAAACTATGAATACGGTTCTGGTTTAATGGCGAATTTCTCAAACTACGGAAAAGAAAATGTAGACATTTTTGCTCCAGGGGTTAAAATTTATGCAACGACACCTAACAATACTTACGAGTATTTACAAGGAACATCAATGGCTTCTCCAAACGTAGCGGGTGTTGCCGCACTAATTAGAGCGTATTATCCATCATTAACAGCATCTCAGGTGAAACACATCATTATGGATTCTGGAACACCTCTTAACAATACTATCACTTTAGCTGGTGAAACTGGAGGTCAAACAACTCTAGGCGCTATATCAAAAACAGGAAAAATTGTAAATGCTTACAACGCATTAATTTTAGCCGAAAAAACAGTAAAAAAATAA
- a CDS encoding MBL fold metallo-hydrolase has product MKIYPIEAGNFKLDGGGMFGVVPKTIWNKTNPADANNLIDIAARCMLIEDGNRLILIDTGMGNKQSDKFFGYYSLWGDFSLDASLAKYGFHRDDVTDVFMTHLHFDHCGGSVNWNKDRTGYEVAFKNATFWSNDNHWEWATKPNAREKASFLTENILPMQESGQLKFINRPESDFGHSSELGFDIYYVDGHTEKQMIPHINYNGKTIVFCADLLATAGHIPIPYVMGYDTRPLLTLPEKTKFLNAAAENNYYLWLEHDAHNQIITVEQTEKGVRLKEMFRCEDILI; this is encoded by the coding sequence ATGAAAATATATCCTATAGAAGCCGGCAACTTCAAACTAGATGGTGGCGGTATGTTTGGTGTTGTACCAAAAACAATCTGGAATAAAACAAATCCAGCAGATGCAAATAACCTTATTGATATAGCTGCAAGATGCATGTTGATCGAAGATGGTAATCGTTTGATTTTAATTGACACTGGCATGGGCAATAAACAATCAGACAAATTTTTTGGTTATTATTCACTTTGGGGTGATTTTTCACTAGATGCCTCATTAGCCAAATACGGTTTTCATCGTGATGATGTTACTGATGTTTTTATGACACACTTACACTTTGATCATTGTGGCGGAAGTGTTAACTGGAATAAAGACAGAACCGGTTACGAAGTAGCCTTTAAAAATGCAACCTTTTGGAGCAATGACAATCATTGGGAGTGGGCTACAAAACCCAATGCTCGTGAGAAAGCATCTTTCCTAACTGAAAATATCTTACCTATGCAAGAAAGTGGCCAGTTAAAATTCATCAATCGTCCAGAAAGCGATTTTGGACATTCTTCAGAATTGGGATTTGATATTTATTATGTAGATGGTCATACTGAAAAACAGATGATTCCACATATAAACTATAATGGAAAAACAATCGTTTTTTGTGCCGATTTATTAGCTACTGCTGGACACATTCCTATTCCTTATGTAATGGGATATGACACACGCCCGTTATTGACTTTACCAGAAAAAACAAAATTTTTAAACGCTGCCGCAGAGAATAATTACTATTTGTGGTTAGAGCACGATGCTCACAATCAAATCATCACTGTCGAACAAACTGAAAAAGGAGTACGTCTAAAAGAGATGTTTCGCTGTGAGGATATATTAATCTAA
- a CDS encoding acetyl-CoA hydrolase/transferase family protein, translating into MNLYTTVEDAVSLIKSGDRVFSHGSACTPNLLIDELARQSDRLKDVEFVSITQQGNVKIAKPQYKNSFYINSLFVSAPVREAVNSERGDFVPVFLSEIPLLFKGGHLSIDVAMITVSPPDNHGYCTLGTSVDVARSAVDTAKLIIAQVNPKMPRTHGNGMIHYSKINKMVWHDEELLTVDYGAKVGEQELLIGKHVAQIIDDKSTLQMGIGTIPDAVLKCLGNHKDLGVHTEMISDGVLDLMEKEIINNKFKGTHLNRTITSFAFGTKKLYDYINDNPAFAFMDVEHVNYPINIMKNKKMVAINSAIEIDLTGQVCADSIGTYQFSGIGGQMDFMRGAALSEGGKPIIAISSRTNKGVPRIVPFLKQGAGVVTTRGHIHYVVTEFGTAYLYGKNLKQRAKALIEISHPDDREMLERAAFERFNQ; encoded by the coding sequence ATGAATTTATATACAACTGTAGAAGATGCAGTGTCCTTAATTAAAAGTGGAGATAGGGTTTTTTCACACGGGAGTGCGTGTACCCCAAATTTGTTAATCGATGAACTGGCAAGGCAATCAGATAGATTAAAGGATGTCGAATTTGTTTCAATAACCCAGCAAGGCAATGTTAAAATAGCAAAGCCTCAATATAAAAACAGTTTTTATATCAATTCTCTTTTTGTTTCAGCACCTGTACGTGAAGCAGTTAATTCTGAAAGAGGTGATTTTGTACCAGTGTTTTTAAGTGAAATACCACTTCTTTTCAAGGGTGGACATCTCTCTATAGATGTTGCTATGATTACAGTTTCTCCTCCTGATAATCATGGATATTGCACTCTAGGAACTTCAGTGGATGTTGCAAGAAGTGCTGTCGATACTGCTAAATTAATTATAGCACAAGTAAATCCAAAAATGCCACGAACGCACGGAAATGGAATGATTCATTATTCGAAAATAAATAAAATGGTTTGGCATGATGAAGAATTACTGACGGTAGATTATGGTGCAAAAGTTGGTGAACAAGAATTGCTAATTGGAAAACATGTTGCTCAAATTATCGATGATAAGTCTACTCTGCAAATGGGTATTGGAACAATTCCTGACGCAGTACTTAAATGTCTTGGAAATCACAAAGATTTAGGCGTTCACACTGAAATGATTAGTGATGGTGTGCTAGATTTAATGGAGAAAGAGATTATAAACAACAAATTCAAAGGAACTCATTTAAACAGAACAATAACAAGTTTTGCATTTGGCACAAAAAAACTATACGATTATATAAATGATAATCCTGCTTTTGCTTTCATGGACGTTGAGCATGTGAATTATCCAATCAATATCATGAAAAACAAAAAAATGGTGGCTATCAATTCGGCTATTGAAATTGATTTGACTGGACAAGTCTGTGCGGACTCAATTGGCACTTATCAATTTAGTGGAATTGGCGGGCAAATGGATTTTATGCGTGGAGCAGCCCTTTCAGAAGGAGGTAAGCCTATAATAGCAATTTCTTCGAGAACTAATAAGGGAGTTCCAAGGATAGTTCCTTTTTTGAAGCAAGGGGCCGGTGTAGTAACCACAAGAGGGCATATCCATTATGTTGTAACTGAGTTTGGTACAGCGTATTTATATGGAAAAAATTTAAAACAAAGAGCCAAAGCACTAATCGAAATTTCTCATCCTGATGATAGAGAAATGCTAGAGAGAGCTGCTTTTGAAAGATTTAATCAATAG
- a CDS encoding HesB/IscA family protein, whose translation MIKVSESASKKIIEMMKDDGFDASTDFVRVGVKSGGCSGLSYELKFDKEINDSDKVFEDSNVKIAVEKKSYLYLIGTILEYSGGLNGKGFVFNNPNAQRTCGCGESFSL comes from the coding sequence ATGATAAAAGTTTCAGAATCAGCGAGTAAGAAAATCATCGAGATGATGAAAGATGATGGATTCGACGCCTCTACAGACTTTGTAAGAGTAGGAGTTAAGAGCGGAGGTTGTTCAGGTTTGTCTTATGAGTTAAAATTTGATAAAGAAATTAATGATAGTGACAAGGTTTTCGAAGATAGCAATGTTAAAATTGCTGTTGAGAAAAAGTCTTATCTATACTTAATAGGTACAATTTTAGAATACTCAGGAGGCTTAAACGGAAAAGGATTTGTGTTTAATAATCCAAACGCACAACGCACGTGTGGGTGTGGAGAGAGTTTTTCTCTTTAA
- the sufB gene encoding Fe-S cluster assembly protein SufB, whose translation MSKYTEDDLKVELENKEYEYGFYTELESETFPIGLNEDIVRAISLKKEEPQWMTDWRLEAFRAWQEMEEPEWANVKYDKPDFQAIAYYSAPKKADPNKTLDDVDSELLEMYKKLGISIDEQKKMNNIAMDIVVDSVSVATTFKKTLAEKGIIFCPISEAIKEHPELVQKYIGTVVPQKDNFYAALNSAVFSDGSFCYIPKGVKCPMELSTYFRINQGGTGQFERTLVIADEGSYVSYLEGCTAPSRDENQLHAAVVELIALDDAEIKYSTVQNWYPGNKEGKGGVFNFVTKRGLCEKNAKISWTQVETGSAVTWKYPSCVLKGDNSIGEFYSIAVTNNFQQADTGTKMIHLGKNTKSTIISKGISAGKSQNSYRGLVQISSRAENARNFSQCDSLLMGNNCGAHTFPYIESNNSTAKIEHEATTSKIGEDQVFYCNQRGIPTEKAIALIVNGFSKDVLNKLPMEFAVEAQKLLEISLEGSVG comes from the coding sequence ATGTCAAAATATACCGAAGACGATTTAAAAGTCGAACTCGAAAACAAAGAGTACGAATACGGATTTTATACTGAATTAGAATCGGAAACGTTTCCTATTGGTTTAAATGAAGATATTGTTCGTGCTATTTCTTTGAAAAAGGAAGAACCACAATGGATGACAGACTGGCGATTGGAAGCCTTTCGCGCATGGCAGGAAATGGAAGAGCCAGAATGGGCTAATGTGAAATACGACAAGCCAGATTTTCAAGCCATAGCGTATTATTCGGCACCTAAAAAAGCAGATCCTAATAAAACCTTAGACGATGTTGATTCGGAATTATTGGAAATGTACAAAAAGTTAGGGATTTCTATCGATGAGCAAAAGAAGATGAATAATATCGCAATGGATATTGTAGTCGATTCGGTTTCTGTAGCAACAACGTTCAAGAAAACATTAGCGGAAAAGGGAATTATTTTTTGTCCAATTTCTGAAGCAATAAAAGAACATCCTGAATTGGTTCAAAAATACATTGGAACTGTTGTTCCGCAAAAAGATAACTTTTATGCAGCATTAAATTCAGCTGTTTTCTCTGATGGATCATTTTGCTATATTCCTAAAGGAGTAAAATGTCCAATGGAATTATCGACATATTTTCGAATTAATCAAGGTGGGACTGGTCAGTTTGAGCGTACCTTAGTGATTGCTGATGAAGGAAGTTATGTGTCTTATTTGGAAGGATGTACGGCTCCAAGTCGTGATGAAAACCAATTGCATGCTGCAGTAGTTGAACTTATTGCACTTGATGACGCCGAAATTAAATACTCGACTGTACAAAACTGGTATCCTGGTAATAAAGAAGGCAAAGGTGGTGTTTTTAACTTTGTAACCAAAAGAGGTTTGTGCGAGAAAAACGCTAAAATTTCTTGGACTCAAGTAGAAACAGGATCAGCCGTAACGTGGAAATATCCTTCTTGTGTATTGAAAGGAGATAATTCAATTGGAGAATTCTATTCAATTGCAGTAACTAATAACTTCCAACAGGCAGATACTGGTACAAAAATGATTCATTTGGGTAAAAATACTAAATCAACAATCATTTCTAAAGGTATTTCAGCAGGAAAATCTCAAAACAGTTATAGAGGATTAGTACAAATTAGTTCACGTGCCGAAAATGCTCGTAACTTCTCACAATGTGACTCGTTGTTAATGGGTAACAATTGTGGAGCACATACTTTCCCATATATCGAATCTAATAATTCAACAGCAAAAATAGAACACGAGGCAACAACTTCAAAAATTGGAGAAGATCAAGTGTTTTACTGTAATCAACGTGGAATTCCAACAGAAAAAGCAATCGCTTTAATAGTAAATGGTTTCAGTAAAGATGTTTTAAATAAACTGCCAATGGAGTTTGCTGTAGAAGCACAAAAACTATTAGAAATTTCCTTAGAAGGAAGCGTTGGATAA
- the sufC gene encoding Fe-S cluster assembly ATPase SufC, producing the protein MLTIKNLHASVEDKEILKGINLKIKAGEVHAIMGPNGAGKSTLSSIIAGNENYEVSEGEIILDGEDISELAPEERAHKGVFLSFQYPVEIPGVSVTNFIKTAINESRKANGKEEMPANEMLKKIREKSELLEMDRKFLSRSLNEGFSGGEKKRNEIFQMAMLEPKIAILDETDSGLDIDALRIVANGVNKLKNENNAVLVITHYQRLLEYIVPDFVHVLMDGKIIKSGGKELALELEEKGYDWLK; encoded by the coding sequence ATGTTAACTATAAAGAATTTACATGCCTCAGTTGAGGATAAAGAAATATTAAAAGGAATCAACCTTAAAATTAAAGCTGGCGAAGTACATGCCATTATGGGACCTAACGGTGCTGGAAAGTCAACACTTTCGTCAATTATTGCTGGAAATGAAAACTACGAAGTTTCGGAAGGCGAAATCATTTTAGATGGGGAAGACATTTCTGAATTAGCACCAGAAGAAAGAGCACACAAAGGTGTATTCTTATCATTCCAATATCCAGTAGAGATCCCAGGTGTTTCGGTAACTAACTTTATCAAAACAGCGATTAATGAAAGTCGTAAAGCAAATGGTAAAGAAGAAATGCCAGCAAATGAAATGTTGAAAAAAATTCGTGAAAAATCTGAACTATTAGAAATGGATCGTAAGTTTCTTTCACGTTCATTAAATGAAGGTTTTTCGGGTGGTGAGAAAAAGCGTAATGAGATTTTCCAAATGGCGATGTTGGAGCCTAAAATTGCTATTCTTGACGAAACAGATTCTGGTCTTGACATCGATGCACTTCGTATTGTGGCTAATGGTGTAAATAAACTGAAAAACGAAAATAACGCAGTTTTAGTAATTACGCACTACCAACGTTTGTTAGAATACATTGTTCCTGATTTTGTTCACGTTTTAATGGACGGTAAAATCATTAAATCAGGAGGAAAAGAATTGGCACTTGAGCTAGAAGAAAAAGGATACGATTGGTTGAAATAA
- the sufD gene encoding Fe-S cluster assembly protein SufD has product MELKEKLISSFMAFEEKVDVATELHDLRTSALKNFEAKGFPSKKEEAWKYTSLNAVLKNDFSIFPKKEHAIEIKEVKKYFINDVDTYKVIFIDGVFSTFLSSTTHDGLDVCLMSSALTKPKYKMVIDNYFNQIANKEDSLTSLNTAFAYEGAYINIPKSKVVEKPIEIIYFSTGNEAALMTQPRNLIIVGENAHVQIVERHQSLNENPVLTNSVTEIFAQKRAIVDYYKIQNDVQTANLIDNTYISQKQESRVAVHTFSFGGNITRNNLNFYHHGERIDSTLKGITIIGDKQHVDHYTLVNHEQPNCESHQNYKTILDGNSTGVFNGKIYVEKEAQKTDAFQQNNNILLSDKATINAKPQLEIFADDVKCSHGCTIGQLDDNAMFYMQQRGIPKKEAKALLMYAFTSEVTSSIKIPELKAKIAKIIATKLGVNMGFDL; this is encoded by the coding sequence ATGGAATTAAAAGAAAAATTAATATCATCATTCATGGCATTTGAAGAAAAAGTCGATGTAGCTACCGAGTTACACGATTTGAGAACTTCAGCCTTAAAGAATTTTGAAGCAAAGGGCTTTCCTTCTAAAAAAGAAGAAGCTTGGAAATATACTTCGCTTAATGCGGTTTTAAAAAATGATTTCAGCATTTTTCCTAAAAAGGAACATGCTATCGAAATCAAGGAAGTAAAAAAATACTTTATCAACGATGTAGATACTTATAAAGTTATCTTTATTGATGGTGTTTTTAGTACGTTTTTATCGTCAACTACACATGACGGATTGGATGTTTGTTTAATGTCATCGGCATTAACAAAACCAAAGTATAAAATGGTAATTGACAACTACTTCAATCAAATAGCCAATAAAGAAGACAGTTTAACATCTTTGAACACTGCTTTTGCTTACGAAGGAGCTTATATTAATATTCCAAAAAGCAAAGTAGTTGAAAAGCCCATCGAAATCATATATTTTTCTACAGGTAATGAAGCAGCTTTAATGACACAGCCGCGTAATTTGATTATCGTTGGCGAAAACGCACACGTACAAATTGTAGAGCGTCACCAAAGTTTAAATGAAAATCCGGTGTTGACCAATTCGGTTACTGAGATTTTTGCTCAAAAACGTGCTATTGTAGATTATTACAAAATTCAAAATGATGTGCAAACGGCTAATTTGATTGATAACACGTATATCTCACAAAAACAAGAAAGCCGCGTTGCAGTACATACTTTCTCTTTTGGTGGAAATATTACAAGAAACAATTTGAATTTCTATCACCACGGAGAAAGAATCGATTCTACTTTAAAAGGAATTACAATCATTGGAGATAAGCAACACGTAGATCATTATACTTTAGTAAATCACGAACAACCAAACTGCGAAAGTCATCAGAATTACAAAACAATTTTAGATGGAAATTCGACTGGTGTATTTAATGGTAAAATCTATGTAGAAAAAGAAGCTCAAAAAACAGATGCTTTCCAGCAAAATAACAACATCTTATTAAGCGACAAAGCAACTATCAACGCTAAGCCACAACTAGAGATTTTTGCAGATGATGTAAAATGTTCGCACGGATGTACTATTGGTCAGTTGGATGATAACGCTATGTTCTACATGCAACAACGCGGAATACCTAAAAAAGAAGCCAAAGCTTTATTGATGTACGCTTTCACCAGCGAAGTAACATCAAGTATCAAAATACCGGAATTAAAAGCTAAAATCGCAAAAATCATAGCTACGAAATTGGGTGTAAACATGGGATTTGATTTATAG
- a CDS encoding S1C family serine protease codes for MRITFFNSKRRFTICFTLLFINFIYSQNSGSNFISTNPNAEIFDDNNQKIGNTPFDLKKLNKNIVKINIVKENFDTIKITLKEKRKDNMAFFNAIEECSSCLLDKGKNTEDLVLKMTKTFKETENTILVGIEVPIIKIDENQVLGELNGNKKKLKDKDIYRLLGYPENMEMRILNAFQNSYVNATFFSKKDSKKDVSNLQNPKIIFKPIVKNLNFKLSGKLHRDFSGPCFLECEWQVFDLSDLENPIKTFEIKTNYFRSGNNYELLLHDMIALSERELLEEESLHNLISTSQQKYLEKSKGSVIEIPLIQNRSYTNTSEMLKESVNSIVTVETEGKFGSGVFVTDNGYLITNYHVIEGQKPIFIKIDKDRKVKAELVKANKDFDLAILKVNANIKGLSFYDSDKTNLGEEVYAIGTPLDKKLIQTITKGIISGYREFNGVNFIQSDVSINSGNSGGPMLNNRGEIIGINTLKASGKNISGIGFSIPSNIVLKMLNIKTE; via the coding sequence ATGCGGATTACTTTTTTTAATTCAAAAAGACGCTTCACCATTTGTTTTACATTGTTATTTATAAATTTTATTTATTCTCAAAATAGTGGTTCAAATTTTATAAGTACCAACCCAAATGCCGAAATTTTCGACGACAATAACCAAAAGATTGGAAATACTCCCTTCGATTTAAAAAAACTTAACAAGAATATTGTTAAAATCAATATTGTTAAAGAAAATTTCGACACTATAAAAATCACTCTTAAAGAAAAAAGAAAAGACAACATGGCTTTTTTCAATGCAATAGAAGAGTGCAGTTCTTGTTTATTAGATAAAGGAAAAAACACAGAAGACCTTGTCTTAAAAATGACAAAAACTTTCAAAGAAACAGAAAATACAATTCTTGTAGGTATAGAGGTGCCTATTATAAAAATAGATGAAAATCAAGTCTTAGGAGAATTAAATGGAAATAAGAAAAAACTAAAAGATAAAGATATATACAGACTTTTAGGCTATCCAGAAAATATGGAAATGAGGATTTTAAATGCTTTTCAAAATTCATATGTAAACGCAACTTTTTTTTCAAAAAAAGACAGTAAAAAAGATGTCTCAAATCTTCAAAATCCTAAGATTATTTTCAAGCCTATTGTCAAAAACTTGAATTTCAAATTAAGTGGCAAGTTACATCGTGACTTTTCTGGTCCATGTTTTTTAGAATGTGAATGGCAAGTTTTTGATTTATCAGATTTAGAAAATCCAATAAAGACATTTGAAATAAAAACAAATTATTTTAGATCTGGCAATAATTATGAGTTATTGTTACATGATATGATAGCGCTTTCAGAAAGAGAACTATTAGAGGAAGAATCATTACACAATTTAATTTCAACTTCTCAGCAAAAATATCTTGAAAAATCTAAAGGAAGTGTCATAGAAATACCTCTAATTCAAAATAGGTCTTACACAAACACCTCTGAAATGTTAAAAGAAAGTGTAAATTCTATAGTTACTGTTGAAACTGAAGGAAAGTTTGGGAGTGGCGTTTTTGTAACTGACAACGGATATCTTATCACGAATTACCATGTAATTGAAGGCCAAAAACCTATTTTTATCAAGATTGACAAAGACAGAAAAGTAAAAGCGGAGCTTGTAAAAGCTAACAAAGATTTTGATTTGGCTATTTTAAAAGTAAATGCAAACATTAAAGGTTTATCTTTCTATGATAGCGACAAAACAAATTTAGGCGAAGAGGTATATGCTATAGGAACTCCACTAGATAAAAAATTGATACAAACCATTACAAAGGGAATTATAAGCGGTTACAGAGAATTTAACGGTGTAAATTTTATACAATCAGATGTTAGTATTAATTCAGGAAATAGTGGCGGACCAATGCTAAATAATAGGGGTGAAATAATTGGAATAAATACACTGAAAGCTTCAGGTAAAAACATATCTGGAATAGGGTTTTCAATACCTTCAAATATTGTTTTAAAAATGCTAAATATTAAAACAGAATAA
- a CDS encoding serine hydrolase domain-containing protein, with protein sequence MKKIFRFLGLVLLAAIIYLGFDTYPKLDLISGFSSKSVASGHFLDNRPLGVIEKGDNDIDLIDLAKNEINEKGKYAEASVYGLKTRKAVYREGLGAVLVNDDYNESEPYLVPKRSFTLNKNIPFPYGDGEPVKSNFTNIDYAQLNKAVAKAFDPNFEGKKSTRAVVVIYKDQIIAEKYAPGFSKDSRLLGWSMTKSITGTLFGILQKQGKLNVNQPAPISEWKNDERKSITINNLLQMNSGLEWDEDYGKISDVTKMLFQESDMSKSQINKPLVGKPNATWNYSSGTTNLLSGILRKQFKTHQEYLDFWYNALIDKIGMHSMLVEADLAGNYIGSSYAWANARDWAKFGLLYLHKGNWNGEQLFDPNWAKYVATPTPTSENQYGAQFWLNTGGKMPDCPKDVYYADGFQGQRVFIIPSHDMVVVRLGTDHIDLNELIKEILASVKK encoded by the coding sequence ATGAAAAAGATATTTCGTTTTTTAGGCCTTGTCCTTTTAGCTGCAATTATTTATTTAGGATTTGACACGTATCCAAAACTCGATTTAATTTCTGGTTTTTCTTCAAAAAGTGTTGCTTCTGGTCATTTTTTAGACAATCGCCCATTGGGGGTTATTGAGAAAGGAGACAATGATATTGACCTCATCGATTTAGCTAAAAATGAAATCAATGAAAAAGGAAAATATGCCGAAGCCTCTGTTTACGGACTAAAAACAAGAAAGGCTGTTTATCGTGAAGGCTTAGGTGCTGTTCTAGTAAATGATGACTATAATGAATCAGAACCTTATTTAGTTCCTAAAAGAAGTTTCACCTTAAATAAAAATATTCCTTTTCCTTATGGTGATGGAGAACCAGTAAAATCAAATTTCACAAACATTGATTACGCCCAATTAAATAAAGCCGTTGCAAAAGCCTTTGACCCTAATTTTGAAGGTAAAAAAAGCACTCGAGCAGTTGTAGTAATATATAAAGATCAAATTATAGCTGAAAAATATGCTCCTGGATTTTCTAAAGATTCAAGATTATTGGGTTGGTCGATGACCAAAAGTATCACTGGAACTTTATTTGGAATTTTACAAAAACAAGGTAAACTAAATGTAAACCAACCAGCTCCTATAAGTGAATGGAAAAATGACGAAAGAAAAAGCATCACTATTAACAACCTTTTACAAATGAATTCGGGCTTAGAATGGGATGAAGATTATGGAAAGATATCTGATGTTACGAAAATGCTTTTTCAGGAAAGCGATATGAGTAAATCTCAAATCAATAAGCCTTTGGTTGGAAAACCTAACGCGACTTGGAATTATTCTTCAGGGACTACTAATTTATTATCTGGAATTCTACGTAAGCAATTTAAAACACATCAAGAGTATTTAGATTTTTGGTACAACGCTTTAATTGATAAAATTGGTATGCATTCCATGCTTGTCGAAGCAGATTTGGCTGGAAATTACATCGGTTCTTCTTATGCTTGGGCAAATGCTCGTGATTGGGCAAAATTTGGATTATTATACTTACACAAAGGAAACTGGAACGGCGAACAATTGTTTGATCCTAATTGGGCCAAATATGTAGCTACTCCTACTCCAACTTCAGAAAACCAATATGGAGCACAGTTCTGGTTAAATACTGGTGGCAAAATGCCAGATTGCCCGAAAGATGTTTATTATGCAGATGGCTTTCAAGGGCAAAGAGTATTTATCATTCCGTCGCACGATATGGTAGTGGTACGCTTAGGAACAGATCATATAGATTTAAATGAATTGATTAAGGAGATTTTAGCAAGTGTTAAGAAATAA